One genomic region from Yarrowia lipolytica chromosome 1C, complete sequence encodes:
- a CDS encoding uncharacterized protein (Compare to YALI0C18645g, similar to uniprot|Q04052 Saccharomyces cerevisiae YDR421w positive transcription regulator of ARO9 and ARO10), with protein sequence MFNSVNKEEDQDIIIDESQVSMQEGSEEPEGSGTVEYDSDGAPVNSDDELAAISSSKRQKAQNVFRRSYKACLNCRKRKIKCDLGDLSNPSKPPCARCRREGKQCVFVESKRGGVANVRAGKEKKRKLESPSPPVLMRNLLGVPQPRDQHFKQHQQPQPYEPVPPSATPLSAPNSAPAPGPPKTVPFTRFQGAPRGQPLPQPLPPQPSSVAHEPYRQPTTFSTDFDPEYPGFQGVQGEYKQGFAGHQQQNQISGVPRSMSDVSQHQQQHVHGFYQDPQQQQQHNVQQHHQQQQHQHLAHTVQQQQLHQQQPQQTPQPTQEPTGDEYIAKKEMYNTSDALDILAHAARSFPKIDSPATPNAASPSPPSVRPLASLGDMELIRTRKILTEEEALNLIDFFFHTMHPFYPFIPKELHSGSVLADYPILLAAILTIASRYHSLPEPVVVHENPGNKKKASRAAQIHSKMWIYCQQMISRSIWGEASSRSLGTVYAFLLFSEWNPRAIHWRWFDYANPRFDTTDSEVYHDVELSVGASPDSARRNTPGSSGFSIQNESDCKEVDEKGGLGASRRSDRLAWMMIGTAIRLAQEIDILETNPKVFIATHLSELVLAIRVGRKSILARSVNEITPSTLKFTPFEAAKLGLLQIMALSHETLYMSRETTREMLKDGKYLRFLALFTPHLQNWEEKHFKNISLPVDAPENDKLDALSIKFDYYYTRLYIFSLALFTADKQGLSVEELIPQSRYVAMATDAAREMLAVANSVHRMEALKYAPVRWVVRIVHATVFLFKALAVTSYITKYSKQDIISVIQEISVTLRDASPDDLHLASRYSGILMHLCVDILAKEKEANSTPASNASQPTPTDYYQFHSPSSATGHHHNVVPPTRSHSLSGVAGAHTPVAHGSVHSSNSNAAPTSSHRKKKETEEDPSQLLRDFGFGLLDMDFDFFTEGTEGLGFVDPLIEGIEQHQQKMQKKNGS encoded by the coding sequence ATGTTCAACTCAgtcaacaaggaggaggaccagGATATCATCATTGACGAAAGTCAAGTGTCGATGCAAGAGGGTTCGGAGGAACCTGAGGGCTCTGGAACCGTGGAATACGACTCGGACGGCGCGCCCGTCAACTCGGACGACGAACTGGCCGCCATTTCGTCCTCCAAGCGGCAAAAGGCGCAAAACGTGTTCCGACGGTCCTACAAGGCCTGTCTCAACTGCCGCAAGCGCAAAATCAAGTGCGACCTGGGAGACCTTTCCAACCCGTCAAAGCCGCCCTGTGCCCGCTGCAGACGCGAGGGCAAGCAGTGCGTGTTTGTCGAAAGCaaacgaggaggagtggccAATGTGCGTGCTggcaaggagaagaagcgcAAGCTGGAGAGTCCTAGTCCCCCGGTACTCATGAGAAATTTGCTAGGGGTTCCCCAACCGCGCGATCAGCATTTTAAACAGcatcaacaaccacagccCTATGAACCTGTACCTCCTTCTGCTACCCCTCTTAGTGCCCCCAACTCAGCTCCTGCCCCTGGACCTCCCAAAACAGTTCCCTTTACTCGCTTCCAGGGAGCTCCTCGAGGCCAGCCCCTCCCTCAGCCgcttcctcctcagcccTCTTCTGTGGCCCATGAGCCGTACAGACAGCCCACGACTTTTTCGACAGACTTTGACCCGGAGTACCCGGGCTTCCAGGGTGTCCAGGGAGAGTACAAGCAGGGCTTTGCGGgtcaccagcagcagaaccagATTTCCGGCGTGCCCAGATCTATGAGTGACGTTAGtcagcatcaacagcagcatgttCATGGTTTCTATCAGGAccctcaacagcagcaacaacatAACGTTCAACAGcatcaccagcagcagcaacatcagCATCTGGCCCATACtgtccaacaacaacagctgcatcaacaacaaccgCAGCAAACACCTCAGCCGACACAGGAACCGACTGGagacgagtacattgcaAAGAAGGAAATGTACAACACTTCGGATGCTCTGGACATTCTTGCACACGCTGCACGATCATTTCCCAAAATTGACTCCCCTGCTACTCCTAATGCggcttctccttcacctccttcaGTCAGACCACTGGCTTCTTTGGGAGACATGGAGTTGATTCGGACACGCAAGATTCTCACAGAGGAAGAAGCTCTCAACCTGATtgatttcttcttccacacaATGCACCCCTTCTACCCGTTCATTCCCAAGGAACTGCATTCCGGATCTGTTCTGGCAGACTACCCTATTTTGCTGGCAGCTATTCTCACCATCGCTTCACGGTACCATTCTCTTCCCGAACCTGTTGTTGTTCATGAGAACCCCGGCAACAAAAAGAAAGCGTCTAGAGCGGCCCAGATCCACTCCAAAATGTGGATCTACTGCCAGCAGATGATTTCTCGAAGTATTTGGGGAGAAGCTAGCAGCAGATCCCTCGGTACAGTCTATGCCTTTTTGCTCTTCTCTGAATGGAACCCCCGAGCTATTCATTGGAGATGGTTTGACTACGCCAACCCCAGATTTGATACTACCGACTCAGAGGTATATCATGATGTCGAGTTGTCCGTAGGGGCTTCTCCCGACTCTGCCAGACGAAATACGCCTGGATCTAGCGGGTTCTCGATTCAGAATGAGTCTGATTGCAAAgaggtggacgagaaggGAGGCCTTGGAGCCTCCAGACGGTCTGATCGTCTGGCTTGGATGATGATTGGAACAGCTATTCGTCTGGCTCAGGAGATTGATATTCTTGaaaccaaccccaaggtGTTCATTGCTACGCACCTGAGTGAGCTGGTGCTGGCAATTCGAGTTGGCAGAAAGTCCATTCTGGCTCGATCTGTCAACGAAATCACTCCTTCTACGCTCAAATTCACTCCCTTCGAGGCCGCAAAGCTGGGTTTGCTTCAGATCATGGCTCTATCACATGAGACGCTGTacatgtcacgtgagacgACCCGAGAGATGCTTAAGGACGGCAAGTATCTTCGGTTTCTGGCGCTGTTCACGCCTCATTTGCAAAACTGGGAAGAGAAGCATTTCAAGAACATTTCACTTCCTGTGGATGCTCCTGAGAACGACAAATTGGATGCTCTGTCGATCAAATTTGACTACTACTACACCCGACTGTACATTTTCTCGCTGGCGTTGTTCACAGCTGACAAGCAGGGTCTGTCTGTGGAAGAGCTGATACCTCAGAGTCGATATGTGGCTATGGCTACAGATGCTGCTCGAGAGATGCTGGCGGTGGCCAACTCGGTGCATCGAATGGAGGCTCTCAAGTATGCTCCTGTTCGATGGGTGGTTCGAATTGTGCATGCTACCGTCTTCTTGttcaaggctctggctgTCACTTCGTACATTACCAAATACTCCAAGCAGGACATTATTTCTGTGATTCAGGAAATCTCTGTGACTCTGCGGGACGCTTCTCCTGATGACCTGCACCTTGCTTCCCGTTACTCGGGTATTCTGATGCATCTCTGTGTGGACATcttggccaaggagaaggaagcCAACAGTACTCCTGCCAGTAACGCTTCTCAGCCGACTCCGACAGATTACTACCAGTTTCACTCTCCCTCGTCAGCCACTGGACACCATCACAATGTTGTTCCTCCTACTCGGTCTCATTCCTTGTCAGGAGTGGCGGGTGCACATACCCCTGTCGCCCACGGGTCTGTGCACAGTAGCAATAGCAATGCTGCCCCTACTTCGAGCCAccggaagaagaaggagacagaagaagatccgTCGCAGCTGCTTCGCGATTTCGGATTTGGACTGCTGGATATGGACTTTGACTTCTTCACGGAGGGAACGGAGGGTTTGGGATTTGTGGATCCTCTGATTGAGGGCATTgagcagcatcagcagaagatgcagaagaagaacggTAGTTGA